A single window of Onychomys torridus chromosome 8, mOncTor1.1, whole genome shotgun sequence DNA harbors:
- the Traf7 gene encoding E3 ubiquitin-protein ligase TRAF7 isoform X3, with amino-acid sequence MSSAKSARYNRFSGGPANLPSPDSSGTRMETTFGPTFSTVTTITKAADGTSTYKQHRRTPSSSSTLAYSPRDEEDSMPPINTPRRSDSAISVRSLHSESSMSLRSTFSLPEEEEEPEPLVFAEQPSVKLCCQLCCNVFKDPVITTCGHTFCRRCALKSEKCPVDNAKLTVVVNNIAVAEQIGELFIHCRHGCHAAGTGKPGVFEVDPRGCPFTIKLSARKDHESSCDYRPVRCPNNPSCPPLLKMNLEAHLKECEHIKCPHSKCTFIGNQDTYETHLETCRFEGLKEFLQQTDDRFHEMHVALAQKDQEIAFLRSMLGKLSEKIDQLEKSLELKFDVLDENQSKLSEDLMEFRRDASMLNDELSHINARLNMGILGSYDPQQIFKCKGTFVGHQGPVWCLCVYSMGDLLFSGSSDKTIKVWDTCTTYKCQKTLEGHDGIVLALCIQGCRLYSGSADCTIIVWDIQNLQKVNTIRAHDNPVCTLVSSHNMLFSGSLKAIKVWDIVGTELKLKKELTGLNHWVRALVAAQSYLYSGSYQTIKIWDIRTLDCIHVLQTSGGSVYSIAVTNHHIVCGTYENLIHVWDIESKEQVRTLTGHVGTVYALAVISTPDQTKVFSASYDRSLRVWSMDNMICTQTLLRHQGSVTALAVSRGRLFSGAVDSTVKVWTC; translated from the exons ATGAGCTCAGCCAAGAGTGCCCGCTACAACCGCTTCTCTGGGGGGCCCGCCAACCTTCCCTCCCCAGACAGCAGTGGG ACCAGAATGGAAACGACCTTTGGGCCTACCTTCTCGACcgtcaccaccatcaccaaag CAGCTGATGGGACCAGCACATACAAACAGCATCGCAGGACGCCTTCCTCCTCTAGCACCCTTGCCTACTCGCCACGGGATGAAGAGGACAGCATG CCCCCTATCAACACTCCTCGCCGTTCTGACTCAGCCATCTCTGTCCGCTCCTTACACTCCGAGTCCAGCATGTCCCTGCGCTCCACGTTCTCACtgcctgaggaggaggaggagccg GAACCGTTGGTATTTGCTGAGCAGCCCTCAGTAAAACTGTGTTGCCAGCTCTGCTGCAATGTGTTCAAGGACCCTGTGATCACAACATGTGGG CACACATTCTGCAGACGCTGCGCTTTGAAGTCAG AGAAGTGTCCTGTGGACAATGCCAAGCTGACAGTGGTGGTGAACAACATTGCAGTAGCTGAGCAGATCGGAGAGCTCTTCATACATTGCCGGCATGGCTGCCATGCAGCTGGCACTGGAAAGCCTGGTGTCTTCGAGGTGGACCCGAGGGGCTGCCCCTTCACCATCAAGCTTAGTGCCCGGAA GGACCATGAGAGTAGCTGTGACTACAGGCCTGTGCGCTGCCCCAACAACCCCAGCTGCCCTCCCCTTCTCAAGATGAACCTGGAGGCCCACCTAAAAGAATGCGAGCACATCAAATGTCCCCACTCCAA GTGCACATTTATCGGGAATCAGGACACATATGAGACACACCTGGAAACATGCCGCTTTGAGGGCCTGAAGGAATTCCTTCAGCAGACTGATGACCGCTTCCATGAGATGCATGTGGCGCTGGCCCAGAAGGACCAAGAGATCGCCTTCCTGCGCTCCATGCTGGGCAAGCTCTCAGAGAAGATTGACCAGCTGGAGAAGAGCCTTGAGCTCAAGTTTG ATGTCCTTGATGAGAACCAGAGCAAGCTCAGTGAGGACCTCATGGAGTTCCGGAGGGATGCGTCCATGTTGAAC GATGAGCTGTCTCACATCAATGCACGCCTGAACATGGGTATCCTTGGAT CCTATGACCCTCAGCAGATCTTCAAGTGCAAAGGGACCTTTGTGGGCCACCAGGGCCCTGTctggtgtctctgtgtctattcCATGGGTGACCTGCTCTTCAGTGGCTCTTCTGACAAGACGATCAAG GTGTGGGACACGTGTACCACTTACAAGTGCCAAAAGACACTGGAGGGTCATGATGGTATTGTGCTGGCGCTCTGCATCCAGGG GTGCAGACTTTACAGCGGATCTGCAGACTGCACCATCATC GTGTGGGACATCCAGAACCTGCAGAAGGTAAACACCATCCGTGCCCACGACAACCCTGTGTGCACACTGGTGTCCTCCCATAACATGCTCTTCAGCGGCTCCCTGAAGGCCATCAAG GTCTGGGACATCGTGGGCACTGAACTAAAGTTGAAGAAGGAGCTCACAGGCCTCAACCACTGGGTGcgggccctggtggcagcacagagCTATCTGTACAGTGGCTCTTACCAGACAATCAAG ATCTGGGACATTCGGACCCTTGACTGCATCCATGTCCTGCAGACATCTGGTGGCAGTGTctattccattgctgtgacaaatcaCCACATTGTCTGTGGCACCTACGAGAACCTCATTCAT GTATGGGACATCGAGTCCAAAGAGCAGGTGCGGACCCTAACGGGCCATGTGGGTACAGTATATGCCCTGGCAGTCATTTCAACACCAGACCAGACCAAAGTCTTCAGTGCGTCCTATGACCGGTCCCTCAGG GTCTGGAGTATGGACAACATGATCTGCACACAGACACTGCTGCGCCATCAGGGCAGTGTAACTGCACTGGCTGTTTCCCGGGGCCGGCTCTTCTCAGGGGCTGTAGATAGCACCGTAAAG GTTTGGACATGCTAA
- the Traf7 gene encoding E3 ubiquitin-protein ligase TRAF7 isoform X1, translating into MSSAKSARYNRFSGGPANLPSPDSSGTRMETTFGPTFSTVTTITKAADGTSTYKQHRRTPSSSSTLAYSPRDEEDSMPPINTPRRSDSAISVRSLHSESSMSLRSTFSLPEEEEEPEPLVFAEQPSVKLCCQLCCNVFKDPVITTCGHTFCRRCALKSEKCPVDNAKLTVVVNNIAVAEQIGELFIHCRHGCHAAGTGKPGVFEVDPRGCPFTIKLSARKDHESSCDYRPVRCPNNPSCPPLLKMNLEAHLKECEHIKCPHSKYGCTFIGNQDTYETHLETCRFEGLKEFLQQTDDRFHEMHVALAQKDQEIAFLRSMLGKLSEKIDQLEKSLELKFDVLDENQSKLSEDLMEFRRDASMLNDELSHINARLNMGILGSYDPQQIFKCKGTFVGHQGPVWCLCVYSMGDLLFSGSSDKTIKVWDTCTTYKCQKTLEGHDGIVLALCIQGCRLYSGSADCTIIVWDIQNLQKVNTIRAHDNPVCTLVSSHNMLFSGSLKAIKVWDIVGTELKLKKELTGLNHWVRALVAAQSYLYSGSYQTIKIWDIRTLDCIHVLQTSGGSVYSIAVTNHHIVCGTYENLIHVWDIESKEQVRTLTGHVGTVYALAVISTPDQTKVFSASYDRSLRVWSMDNMICTQTLLRHQGSVTALAVSRGRLFSGAVDSTVKVWTC; encoded by the exons ATGAGCTCAGCCAAGAGTGCCCGCTACAACCGCTTCTCTGGGGGGCCCGCCAACCTTCCCTCCCCAGACAGCAGTGGG ACCAGAATGGAAACGACCTTTGGGCCTACCTTCTCGACcgtcaccaccatcaccaaag CAGCTGATGGGACCAGCACATACAAACAGCATCGCAGGACGCCTTCCTCCTCTAGCACCCTTGCCTACTCGCCACGGGATGAAGAGGACAGCATG CCCCCTATCAACACTCCTCGCCGTTCTGACTCAGCCATCTCTGTCCGCTCCTTACACTCCGAGTCCAGCATGTCCCTGCGCTCCACGTTCTCACtgcctgaggaggaggaggagccg GAACCGTTGGTATTTGCTGAGCAGCCCTCAGTAAAACTGTGTTGCCAGCTCTGCTGCAATGTGTTCAAGGACCCTGTGATCACAACATGTGGG CACACATTCTGCAGACGCTGCGCTTTGAAGTCAG AGAAGTGTCCTGTGGACAATGCCAAGCTGACAGTGGTGGTGAACAACATTGCAGTAGCTGAGCAGATCGGAGAGCTCTTCATACATTGCCGGCATGGCTGCCATGCAGCTGGCACTGGAAAGCCTGGTGTCTTCGAGGTGGACCCGAGGGGCTGCCCCTTCACCATCAAGCTTAGTGCCCGGAA GGACCATGAGAGTAGCTGTGACTACAGGCCTGTGCGCTGCCCCAACAACCCCAGCTGCCCTCCCCTTCTCAAGATGAACCTGGAGGCCCACCTAAAAGAATGCGAGCACATCAAATGTCCCCACTCCAAGTACGG GTGCACATTTATCGGGAATCAGGACACATATGAGACACACCTGGAAACATGCCGCTTTGAGGGCCTGAAGGAATTCCTTCAGCAGACTGATGACCGCTTCCATGAGATGCATGTGGCGCTGGCCCAGAAGGACCAAGAGATCGCCTTCCTGCGCTCCATGCTGGGCAAGCTCTCAGAGAAGATTGACCAGCTGGAGAAGAGCCTTGAGCTCAAGTTTG ATGTCCTTGATGAGAACCAGAGCAAGCTCAGTGAGGACCTCATGGAGTTCCGGAGGGATGCGTCCATGTTGAAC GATGAGCTGTCTCACATCAATGCACGCCTGAACATGGGTATCCTTGGAT CCTATGACCCTCAGCAGATCTTCAAGTGCAAAGGGACCTTTGTGGGCCACCAGGGCCCTGTctggtgtctctgtgtctattcCATGGGTGACCTGCTCTTCAGTGGCTCTTCTGACAAGACGATCAAG GTGTGGGACACGTGTACCACTTACAAGTGCCAAAAGACACTGGAGGGTCATGATGGTATTGTGCTGGCGCTCTGCATCCAGGG GTGCAGACTTTACAGCGGATCTGCAGACTGCACCATCATC GTGTGGGACATCCAGAACCTGCAGAAGGTAAACACCATCCGTGCCCACGACAACCCTGTGTGCACACTGGTGTCCTCCCATAACATGCTCTTCAGCGGCTCCCTGAAGGCCATCAAG GTCTGGGACATCGTGGGCACTGAACTAAAGTTGAAGAAGGAGCTCACAGGCCTCAACCACTGGGTGcgggccctggtggcagcacagagCTATCTGTACAGTGGCTCTTACCAGACAATCAAG ATCTGGGACATTCGGACCCTTGACTGCATCCATGTCCTGCAGACATCTGGTGGCAGTGTctattccattgctgtgacaaatcaCCACATTGTCTGTGGCACCTACGAGAACCTCATTCAT GTATGGGACATCGAGTCCAAAGAGCAGGTGCGGACCCTAACGGGCCATGTGGGTACAGTATATGCCCTGGCAGTCATTTCAACACCAGACCAGACCAAAGTCTTCAGTGCGTCCTATGACCGGTCCCTCAGG GTCTGGAGTATGGACAACATGATCTGCACACAGACACTGCTGCGCCATCAGGGCAGTGTAACTGCACTGGCTGTTTCCCGGGGCCGGCTCTTCTCAGGGGCTGTAGATAGCACCGTAAAG GTTTGGACATGCTAA
- the Traf7 gene encoding E3 ubiquitin-protein ligase TRAF7 isoform X4: protein MVCPCLCMQTRMETTFGPTFSTVTTITKAADGTSTYKQHRRTPSSSSTLAYSPRDEEDSMPPINTPRRSDSAISVRSLHSESSMSLRSTFSLPEEEEEPEPLVFAEQPSVKLCCQLCCNVFKDPVITTCGHTFCRRCALKSEKCPVDNAKLTVVVNNIAVAEQIGELFIHCRHGCHAAGTGKPGVFEVDPRGCPFTIKLSARKDHESSCDYRPVRCPNNPSCPPLLKMNLEAHLKECEHIKCPHSKYGCTFIGNQDTYETHLETCRFEGLKEFLQQTDDRFHEMHVALAQKDQEIAFLRSMLGKLSEKIDQLEKSLELKFDVLDENQSKLSEDLMEFRRDASMLNDELSHINARLNMGILGSYDPQQIFKCKGTFVGHQGPVWCLCVYSMGDLLFSGSSDKTIKVWDTCTTYKCQKTLEGHDGIVLALCIQGCRLYSGSADCTIIVWDIQNLQKVNTIRAHDNPVCTLVSSHNMLFSGSLKAIKVWDIVGTELKLKKELTGLNHWVRALVAAQSYLYSGSYQTIKIWDIRTLDCIHVLQTSGGSVYSIAVTNHHIVCGTYENLIHVWDIESKEQVRTLTGHVGTVYALAVISTPDQTKVFSASYDRSLRVWSMDNMICTQTLLRHQGSVTALAVSRGRLFSGAVDSTVKVWTC from the exons ATGGTGTGTCCCTGTCTATGCATGCAG ACCAGAATGGAAACGACCTTTGGGCCTACCTTCTCGACcgtcaccaccatcaccaaag CAGCTGATGGGACCAGCACATACAAACAGCATCGCAGGACGCCTTCCTCCTCTAGCACCCTTGCCTACTCGCCACGGGATGAAGAGGACAGCATG CCCCCTATCAACACTCCTCGCCGTTCTGACTCAGCCATCTCTGTCCGCTCCTTACACTCCGAGTCCAGCATGTCCCTGCGCTCCACGTTCTCACtgcctgaggaggaggaggagccg GAACCGTTGGTATTTGCTGAGCAGCCCTCAGTAAAACTGTGTTGCCAGCTCTGCTGCAATGTGTTCAAGGACCCTGTGATCACAACATGTGGG CACACATTCTGCAGACGCTGCGCTTTGAAGTCAG AGAAGTGTCCTGTGGACAATGCCAAGCTGACAGTGGTGGTGAACAACATTGCAGTAGCTGAGCAGATCGGAGAGCTCTTCATACATTGCCGGCATGGCTGCCATGCAGCTGGCACTGGAAAGCCTGGTGTCTTCGAGGTGGACCCGAGGGGCTGCCCCTTCACCATCAAGCTTAGTGCCCGGAA GGACCATGAGAGTAGCTGTGACTACAGGCCTGTGCGCTGCCCCAACAACCCCAGCTGCCCTCCCCTTCTCAAGATGAACCTGGAGGCCCACCTAAAAGAATGCGAGCACATCAAATGTCCCCACTCCAAGTACGG GTGCACATTTATCGGGAATCAGGACACATATGAGACACACCTGGAAACATGCCGCTTTGAGGGCCTGAAGGAATTCCTTCAGCAGACTGATGACCGCTTCCATGAGATGCATGTGGCGCTGGCCCAGAAGGACCAAGAGATCGCCTTCCTGCGCTCCATGCTGGGCAAGCTCTCAGAGAAGATTGACCAGCTGGAGAAGAGCCTTGAGCTCAAGTTTG ATGTCCTTGATGAGAACCAGAGCAAGCTCAGTGAGGACCTCATGGAGTTCCGGAGGGATGCGTCCATGTTGAAC GATGAGCTGTCTCACATCAATGCACGCCTGAACATGGGTATCCTTGGAT CCTATGACCCTCAGCAGATCTTCAAGTGCAAAGGGACCTTTGTGGGCCACCAGGGCCCTGTctggtgtctctgtgtctattcCATGGGTGACCTGCTCTTCAGTGGCTCTTCTGACAAGACGATCAAG GTGTGGGACACGTGTACCACTTACAAGTGCCAAAAGACACTGGAGGGTCATGATGGTATTGTGCTGGCGCTCTGCATCCAGGG GTGCAGACTTTACAGCGGATCTGCAGACTGCACCATCATC GTGTGGGACATCCAGAACCTGCAGAAGGTAAACACCATCCGTGCCCACGACAACCCTGTGTGCACACTGGTGTCCTCCCATAACATGCTCTTCAGCGGCTCCCTGAAGGCCATCAAG GTCTGGGACATCGTGGGCACTGAACTAAAGTTGAAGAAGGAGCTCACAGGCCTCAACCACTGGGTGcgggccctggtggcagcacagagCTATCTGTACAGTGGCTCTTACCAGACAATCAAG ATCTGGGACATTCGGACCCTTGACTGCATCCATGTCCTGCAGACATCTGGTGGCAGTGTctattccattgctgtgacaaatcaCCACATTGTCTGTGGCACCTACGAGAACCTCATTCAT GTATGGGACATCGAGTCCAAAGAGCAGGTGCGGACCCTAACGGGCCATGTGGGTACAGTATATGCCCTGGCAGTCATTTCAACACCAGACCAGACCAAAGTCTTCAGTGCGTCCTATGACCGGTCCCTCAGG GTCTGGAGTATGGACAACATGATCTGCACACAGACACTGCTGCGCCATCAGGGCAGTGTAACTGCACTGGCTGTTTCCCGGGGCCGGCTCTTCTCAGGGGCTGTAGATAGCACCGTAAAG GTTTGGACATGCTAA
- the Traf7 gene encoding E3 ubiquitin-protein ligase TRAF7 isoform X2: MSSAKSARYNRFSGGPANLPSPDSSGTRMETTFGPTFSTVTTITKADGTSTYKQHRRTPSSSSTLAYSPRDEEDSMPPINTPRRSDSAISVRSLHSESSMSLRSTFSLPEEEEEPEPLVFAEQPSVKLCCQLCCNVFKDPVITTCGHTFCRRCALKSEKCPVDNAKLTVVVNNIAVAEQIGELFIHCRHGCHAAGTGKPGVFEVDPRGCPFTIKLSARKDHESSCDYRPVRCPNNPSCPPLLKMNLEAHLKECEHIKCPHSKYGCTFIGNQDTYETHLETCRFEGLKEFLQQTDDRFHEMHVALAQKDQEIAFLRSMLGKLSEKIDQLEKSLELKFDVLDENQSKLSEDLMEFRRDASMLNDELSHINARLNMGILGSYDPQQIFKCKGTFVGHQGPVWCLCVYSMGDLLFSGSSDKTIKVWDTCTTYKCQKTLEGHDGIVLALCIQGCRLYSGSADCTIIVWDIQNLQKVNTIRAHDNPVCTLVSSHNMLFSGSLKAIKVWDIVGTELKLKKELTGLNHWVRALVAAQSYLYSGSYQTIKIWDIRTLDCIHVLQTSGGSVYSIAVTNHHIVCGTYENLIHVWDIESKEQVRTLTGHVGTVYALAVISTPDQTKVFSASYDRSLRVWSMDNMICTQTLLRHQGSVTALAVSRGRLFSGAVDSTVKVWTC, encoded by the exons ATGAGCTCAGCCAAGAGTGCCCGCTACAACCGCTTCTCTGGGGGGCCCGCCAACCTTCCCTCCCCAGACAGCAGTGGG ACCAGAATGGAAACGACCTTTGGGCCTACCTTCTCGACcgtcaccaccatcaccaaag CTGATGGGACCAGCACATACAAACAGCATCGCAGGACGCCTTCCTCCTCTAGCACCCTTGCCTACTCGCCACGGGATGAAGAGGACAGCATG CCCCCTATCAACACTCCTCGCCGTTCTGACTCAGCCATCTCTGTCCGCTCCTTACACTCCGAGTCCAGCATGTCCCTGCGCTCCACGTTCTCACtgcctgaggaggaggaggagccg GAACCGTTGGTATTTGCTGAGCAGCCCTCAGTAAAACTGTGTTGCCAGCTCTGCTGCAATGTGTTCAAGGACCCTGTGATCACAACATGTGGG CACACATTCTGCAGACGCTGCGCTTTGAAGTCAG AGAAGTGTCCTGTGGACAATGCCAAGCTGACAGTGGTGGTGAACAACATTGCAGTAGCTGAGCAGATCGGAGAGCTCTTCATACATTGCCGGCATGGCTGCCATGCAGCTGGCACTGGAAAGCCTGGTGTCTTCGAGGTGGACCCGAGGGGCTGCCCCTTCACCATCAAGCTTAGTGCCCGGAA GGACCATGAGAGTAGCTGTGACTACAGGCCTGTGCGCTGCCCCAACAACCCCAGCTGCCCTCCCCTTCTCAAGATGAACCTGGAGGCCCACCTAAAAGAATGCGAGCACATCAAATGTCCCCACTCCAAGTACGG GTGCACATTTATCGGGAATCAGGACACATATGAGACACACCTGGAAACATGCCGCTTTGAGGGCCTGAAGGAATTCCTTCAGCAGACTGATGACCGCTTCCATGAGATGCATGTGGCGCTGGCCCAGAAGGACCAAGAGATCGCCTTCCTGCGCTCCATGCTGGGCAAGCTCTCAGAGAAGATTGACCAGCTGGAGAAGAGCCTTGAGCTCAAGTTTG ATGTCCTTGATGAGAACCAGAGCAAGCTCAGTGAGGACCTCATGGAGTTCCGGAGGGATGCGTCCATGTTGAAC GATGAGCTGTCTCACATCAATGCACGCCTGAACATGGGTATCCTTGGAT CCTATGACCCTCAGCAGATCTTCAAGTGCAAAGGGACCTTTGTGGGCCACCAGGGCCCTGTctggtgtctctgtgtctattcCATGGGTGACCTGCTCTTCAGTGGCTCTTCTGACAAGACGATCAAG GTGTGGGACACGTGTACCACTTACAAGTGCCAAAAGACACTGGAGGGTCATGATGGTATTGTGCTGGCGCTCTGCATCCAGGG GTGCAGACTTTACAGCGGATCTGCAGACTGCACCATCATC GTGTGGGACATCCAGAACCTGCAGAAGGTAAACACCATCCGTGCCCACGACAACCCTGTGTGCACACTGGTGTCCTCCCATAACATGCTCTTCAGCGGCTCCCTGAAGGCCATCAAG GTCTGGGACATCGTGGGCACTGAACTAAAGTTGAAGAAGGAGCTCACAGGCCTCAACCACTGGGTGcgggccctggtggcagcacagagCTATCTGTACAGTGGCTCTTACCAGACAATCAAG ATCTGGGACATTCGGACCCTTGACTGCATCCATGTCCTGCAGACATCTGGTGGCAGTGTctattccattgctgtgacaaatcaCCACATTGTCTGTGGCACCTACGAGAACCTCATTCAT GTATGGGACATCGAGTCCAAAGAGCAGGTGCGGACCCTAACGGGCCATGTGGGTACAGTATATGCCCTGGCAGTCATTTCAACACCAGACCAGACCAAAGTCTTCAGTGCGTCCTATGACCGGTCCCTCAGG GTCTGGAGTATGGACAACATGATCTGCACACAGACACTGCTGCGCCATCAGGGCAGTGTAACTGCACTGGCTGTTTCCCGGGGCCGGCTCTTCTCAGGGGCTGTAGATAGCACCGTAAAG GTTTGGACATGCTAA
- the Traf7 gene encoding E3 ubiquitin-protein ligase TRAF7 isoform X5: MGPAHTNSIAGRLPPLAPLPTRHGMKRTAWAQPPDGLPPPMQPPINTPRRSDSAISVRSLHSESSMSLRSTFSLPEEEEEPEPLVFAEQPSVKLCCQLCCNVFKDPVITTCGHTFCRRCALKSEKCPVDNAKLTVVVNNIAVAEQIGELFIHCRHGCHAAGTGKPGVFEVDPRGCPFTIKLSARKDHESSCDYRPVRCPNNPSCPPLLKMNLEAHLKECEHIKCPHSKYGCTFIGNQDTYETHLETCRFEGLKEFLQQTDDRFHEMHVALAQKDQEIAFLRSMLGKLSEKIDQLEKSLELKFDVLDENQSKLSEDLMEFRRDASMLNDELSHINARLNMGILGSYDPQQIFKCKGTFVGHQGPVWCLCVYSMGDLLFSGSSDKTIKVWDTCTTYKCQKTLEGHDGIVLALCIQGCRLYSGSADCTIIVWDIQNLQKVNTIRAHDNPVCTLVSSHNMLFSGSLKAIKVWDIVGTELKLKKELTGLNHWVRALVAAQSYLYSGSYQTIKIWDIRTLDCIHVLQTSGGSVYSIAVTNHHIVCGTYENLIHVWDIESKEQVRTLTGHVGTVYALAVISTPDQTKVFSASYDRSLRVWSMDNMICTQTLLRHQGSVTALAVSRGRLFSGAVDSTVKVWTC, from the exons ATGGGACCAGCACATACAAACAGCATCGCAGGACGCCTTCCTCCTCTAGCACCCTTGCCTACTCGCCACGGGATGAAGAGGACAGCATG GGCTCAACCCCCTGATGGGCTGCCTCCACCCATGCAGCCCCCTATCAACACTCCTCGCCGTTCTGACTCAGCCATCTCTGTCCGCTCCTTACACTCCGAGTCCAGCATGTCCCTGCGCTCCACGTTCTCACtgcctgaggaggaggaggagccg GAACCGTTGGTATTTGCTGAGCAGCCCTCAGTAAAACTGTGTTGCCAGCTCTGCTGCAATGTGTTCAAGGACCCTGTGATCACAACATGTGGG CACACATTCTGCAGACGCTGCGCTTTGAAGTCAG AGAAGTGTCCTGTGGACAATGCCAAGCTGACAGTGGTGGTGAACAACATTGCAGTAGCTGAGCAGATCGGAGAGCTCTTCATACATTGCCGGCATGGCTGCCATGCAGCTGGCACTGGAAAGCCTGGTGTCTTCGAGGTGGACCCGAGGGGCTGCCCCTTCACCATCAAGCTTAGTGCCCGGAA GGACCATGAGAGTAGCTGTGACTACAGGCCTGTGCGCTGCCCCAACAACCCCAGCTGCCCTCCCCTTCTCAAGATGAACCTGGAGGCCCACCTAAAAGAATGCGAGCACATCAAATGTCCCCACTCCAAGTACGG GTGCACATTTATCGGGAATCAGGACACATATGAGACACACCTGGAAACATGCCGCTTTGAGGGCCTGAAGGAATTCCTTCAGCAGACTGATGACCGCTTCCATGAGATGCATGTGGCGCTGGCCCAGAAGGACCAAGAGATCGCCTTCCTGCGCTCCATGCTGGGCAAGCTCTCAGAGAAGATTGACCAGCTGGAGAAGAGCCTTGAGCTCAAGTTTG ATGTCCTTGATGAGAACCAGAGCAAGCTCAGTGAGGACCTCATGGAGTTCCGGAGGGATGCGTCCATGTTGAAC GATGAGCTGTCTCACATCAATGCACGCCTGAACATGGGTATCCTTGGAT CCTATGACCCTCAGCAGATCTTCAAGTGCAAAGGGACCTTTGTGGGCCACCAGGGCCCTGTctggtgtctctgtgtctattcCATGGGTGACCTGCTCTTCAGTGGCTCTTCTGACAAGACGATCAAG GTGTGGGACACGTGTACCACTTACAAGTGCCAAAAGACACTGGAGGGTCATGATGGTATTGTGCTGGCGCTCTGCATCCAGGG GTGCAGACTTTACAGCGGATCTGCAGACTGCACCATCATC GTGTGGGACATCCAGAACCTGCAGAAGGTAAACACCATCCGTGCCCACGACAACCCTGTGTGCACACTGGTGTCCTCCCATAACATGCTCTTCAGCGGCTCCCTGAAGGCCATCAAG GTCTGGGACATCGTGGGCACTGAACTAAAGTTGAAGAAGGAGCTCACAGGCCTCAACCACTGGGTGcgggccctggtggcagcacagagCTATCTGTACAGTGGCTCTTACCAGACAATCAAG ATCTGGGACATTCGGACCCTTGACTGCATCCATGTCCTGCAGACATCTGGTGGCAGTGTctattccattgctgtgacaaatcaCCACATTGTCTGTGGCACCTACGAGAACCTCATTCAT GTATGGGACATCGAGTCCAAAGAGCAGGTGCGGACCCTAACGGGCCATGTGGGTACAGTATATGCCCTGGCAGTCATTTCAACACCAGACCAGACCAAAGTCTTCAGTGCGTCCTATGACCGGTCCCTCAGG GTCTGGAGTATGGACAACATGATCTGCACACAGACACTGCTGCGCCATCAGGGCAGTGTAACTGCACTGGCTGTTTCCCGGGGCCGGCTCTTCTCAGGGGCTGTAGATAGCACCGTAAAG GTTTGGACATGCTAA